A stretch of DNA from Takifugu flavidus isolate HTHZ2018 chromosome 22, ASM371156v2, whole genome shotgun sequence:
TTCATCTTCCTCAACCTGACAGACAATGAAGAGGCTTTAATGTCCACATAGGATGAAGCTTTTATCTGTATTATTCACGCTTAACGTCAGATCACCAAAGACTCAGTGTTTTACCTGAGAGCTTCACGGCTGCCTGGCACTGGCCGCATGCTCCACAACAACCCCATCTCCTCCTTTCCCTTGTACGTGCCTCCAAAACTCAGATCATCTGCCACTGCAGAACCAGGGAGATGTCAAAAATGGACGCGGAGCGTGGTTTTCAGGCGTGGACACACTCACCTGAGACCGCTCCTCTGTGATCGCTGATGTAGTGACCGAAAGCCTCCCAGTAGTCTTTGTCCTCCGAGTGGTGGAGGGAGTGAAGTGTCACTGGGAGTCCTGGTGGCAGATTCTCAACGCACACCTTGATCTTCTCATCGACCAGGGCGCGAGACGGGTGAGCGGAGATGATTGGCAAGCAGCTCTGAGACATGGTCGCTAAAGgtctgcagaggaagaaaaccaCAGGGAATCTTTACTGGGAACCACTGCATGGTGGATCCGTGAACTACCAGGCTTTGAATCATGCACTGAACTGTTACTGCCTtagaaatataatatatatagaaatatattttttgttggCCACTTTATCTATTTCGGGGTGATGGGGAGGGTGCAGGAGCCTCTCCCAGCTATGGGTGAAGGTGCGTCTGAAGGGGTTTCTTCCCTTGCTGAAGGGCACCTCGGCGGTGCTCTACAGGTGCCCCCCCCAAACGACCAGAACACCTCCGAAAAGTTGTCCGCACCCGGACTTAAACCGGCAACCCTCCACTTTAACAACGACACTTGTAAATAGTGATTCACAAAGCCGAAATTGAAGGCAACACGAGTTCTACGTCCACACTCGAACGCTGTTTACTATAGGAATATTTCTTACCTGAAGCTCCGTTGATATAATCCAAAATACAAGAAACACAGCCTTTTGGCACTTAAATACCTCATTGATCTTCACCTGAGCAGTTTAAACTTTGTTTACCTTAGTTGTTTTGGCACCTTTAGCTGTGCTAGCGGATAAGCTAAAGCTGGCCCGCTGCTCCGGACAGATTTATCAACATGCTGGAGTTCCAGCGGAcgtggtgcgttcactgacGTCACGTAAAAACAGCAGACGCTTTAaattttcaccccccccccccccccccccccccccgttaaaAAAGGGTATGAAGCACACACAGTCAACATGTCCAACAAAATTTGTGAATCTCAAAATCTCAAAATCATATTTTGATTTCTGTCCCCCGCACCAAGTCTTAGATTATTTCCCACCGACCGTGTGAAGAAATAAACCATATCGACGTCTGCTTTTACGACTCTGATTTTACAAACTCCTTCTTTCTCGAACAATATTTTCAACTTGTTGTACGACCTGTTATCAGATAAGTCAACAAAAACGCGTTATGGGGTTCCGCGTGTGCCAAACTATTATTAAGTATTAATACACGCGCACTGCTCGTGTCCACAGAACGTGTAGCAAAACATTAACATGTGTTAATGGGACCTTGAGCTGAGCTGTGATCAACCTACAATGACAAGTCTGTTATGTGGATTGCAACACTGACAAAACATTCTAATGAACATTATTTTATACTATGTATAACATGCGGGCCATTCAGTTCATTACGCCAGACTTTAAAGTTGATTAAGTTGATTTTGTTGTTGTCATGGATGCAGAACTATATTAATATTCCACCGTATTcgcagcgcctcctgctggtgaCAGAAAATGACCACTTCTTAGTCTGAATGGCTGTGATCCAACACAATTGATCCAATCCTCTTCATCCCTGCTCTAAATTATGCTCAACAAGTTGGAGAAGCTTGGAGGTGTGAGGGCCAATCAAAGCTGCTTACAGCTTGTATATTTGACACGTCTTGTTAGGATCTTAAGTCACTTATTCCCAAATAAGGATGCTTAAATTGTTTTTAGTGTCATGACCTGCCCATGGATCCTGTCAGGACACCTGACCAGAGGTAGCTGTGAAGGTGACACCTGTAATCCTGCAGGTACAGCactcaaagtttttttttttataaatatgcATGAGGAATTTCTTGCCTGTATCACAAGAAAATTATCCAATATGCAAgtcaatatacagtatacaagTTATTATACAACTGTGTTCAATGGTCTTTGCACATTTGTTCCAATCAACAGGTCGACCCCAGAGTCAATCTCAGGTAGGTGAACATTTTTCACATGAGGCCACCTCTGAAGATCTTGGTTTACCTGTCAGCATTTGCTCCTGAGTGTAAGTATCAGGCAGATCACAGAGTGTTTCTCCATCCAAGCCAACTCTAGTGTGACCACAAAACCAGGTGCGCTAGCAGCTCTGCACACATTCAGTTAAGCCATGTTAGCTTTGTGTTAAGCTCCTTCTTTGAGATTTTTGTGTGTCATCAATGCAAACTGAAGATTTTCCTTGGATTTACTGCTCTAATCTTCAACACAACAGAACAATTCATTTTGTGTcatgtgtttacattttatgcCTTTTACGTTCCTTTTGAAGACTTGCACGTTTGTTTGCCAGAGCCATTGTAGTAATTTACTTAATCCAGTAAATTacacagtaaataaaaaaacatacaaCATAGCATATCTCACGTCACACTTATGATCATAGAAATGAGCCACAGACGATCACCTTCTACATTACAGCGCAGCAGCATAGCGCAGGTGAATTTACTTCCTCCCAAACTACCTGTCAGATCACACCCCGTGACATCTGACAGCTGCAAATACTCAGCAGATGCACAACTTCGCAAGACAACATATCCATTGTCATGGTTTATGGCTCTTACATGGATCATCctcaattattattattattattattattattattattattattattattattattataagatTACGTCGGTAACTGATGTGAAGCGGAACTATAATGATTTGACGGAACCGTTTTGGAGTCGGACCGGAAGCAGTGTGAGGTTACTGAAGTCCCCCTGAAGTCCCGCTTCTGGTAAGTTTTCATCAAActcttttttgtgtttgaatTCTACCCATTTTACCCATCTTATCGCCGCATTTTGTTGACACGTTGTCACTAATGTGCTCGTGCGTGAATAAATAACACAACCAGTCACGTTCGTTTTTTAAGAGAATTATTTAATGTCCACATTTGGTGGCGCGAGAGTGATCGCGTTGCTATCAATGGATGCTCGCAGAGCAGCAgacataaaattaaaatgattattcTCCTCGAACGCATTTGAAATCCGTGCGGGTCTGTTCTTTATGTATTTCTCTATCAGGAATGTAGATTATCCTGCCATGAAGCGATAACAGGTCATATTACTGGATATAGTACCGATCCTGTAAAGTAAACAACAAATTCGacaatttattcatttaatccTGATTTCTACTTATTTTCCGTGACTGCTTTTAGTGACTTTTAAGGGGTTTGAACCTAACGTCATAgatgatcattttaattattgttttttaaattatatgtACATGTCAGCATATGTAAAACAGTTATTTACATCTatacatattttctttaaactttttATTATACAGCACATTTAGAATTAAGTTATAACAGAATATGAGCTGTACATACTAATAGTAACTATATAAATAGGGtgtgttttcttccatttttctctgtaatAAATAGCTCTCTGTTTTCTCCATTTGTCAGGCTGCTGtctttctgtccatctgccCACGTTTCCCCCTCAGAGATGTTGAGAAGCACCTCAGCACAGGTGAGTAAAAGATGATGAGGAAGTATCAGGAAAATATTAACTCAGCTGAAAATGCTCCCAGACAAATAAAGGAGAGAGTTAATTTGAGCTTTTCTTGAAATTTCATCTTTACTTTTTGACCTTTATAACTAATCCTTAAGGACTTTTTTActtttcctctgtctccagctgttGAGGCAGCTGGTAAGGTACAGGAGCACAGACACCAGCCTGATCTTGGAGAGATGTGAGTAATCGTCAATCATTCATACAAAGATTCATCCATTCAGCAGATGAGGAGTTATGAGGATctccttgctctctctctccagcgaTAAACCGCGTGCAGCTGCTGGGACGAGTGGGCCAGGACCCGGTGATGAGACAGGTGGAGGGTCGCAACCCCGTTACCATCTTCTCAATGGCAACCAATGAGATGTGGCGCAGTGGAGAAGGAGAGATTAACACAACAGGTTAGAGGATTCAGGACCTTTTTGGTTTTCAGAACTACGATGTGATCAGCAGATGTCTGTACTTAGAGTTTCGCGAAACCCACAAAATAATACATAAATTAAGGCTTCACAATATTGTTATCACAGATTTTGCAAATATGGATTTATCATGGACAGGCAGGTTTTAAAGCAAACATTCCTGCTGTCATTCACAATGACATTTATACAACATACAAATCCTTAATCAAAGTAAATGAATATCAGTTCATAAGTACAAGCAGTCATagatattttcctcttttatatgCAGCTAAATAAGCTTTAATTACTTGTAGTGATAAAGTTCAGTTAATCTAACCTTGTTGTTAGACTCATCTGCTGTTTTTAAACACGTGTCCACTTGATGGCGCTGTTGTGCCGTTGAGCCAAGTGAAATTGATTTTTAGCTTAACACAAAATCCTTGTAGCACgttagcagagctgcagacggaGTATAACGGTGTCTGACTGTTTGTGAGTGATCTCTGCTGCGTTCCAACTGCAGGTGACATCAGTCAGAAGACGACGTGGCATCGTATCTCGGTGTTCAAACCCGGTTTGAGAGACGTTGCCTACCAGTACGTTAAAAAAGGGTATGAAGCACACACAATCAACATGTCCAACAAAATTTGTGAATCTCAAACTCTCAAAATTATATTTTGATTTCTGTCCTTTAGCTCCAGAGTTCTGGTCGAAGGGAAACTGGACTATGGCGAGTACGTTGACAAGAACCAAGTGAGACGCCAGGCAACGACCATCATTGCAGGTCGGCAtaaaaacacacctgttgaacaGATACATGAGCGCTAGAGTTCATATCTTTTCTTTGCCTTTCTCTGTAGACAACATCGTCTTCTTGAGCGACAACATTCGAGACAGAACCTGAAGAATCGTCTGCTGACGTTGACCGTTAATATGTTTTCATCCACacagttaaaagaaaaagggcCCTAAATGTAACAACAGAGCAGGGACGGACTAGACTGAAGCACTTCCTGCAGAGATGCGGAAAAAAAGCTCTTTGCACTTTTATAAagtgtttcttttccctctctttttcattttgtctgTTAAAATAATGTATATTTTGTTCCCATGGTGAGGAAACCTGTTTCCAGGGTCATTCTCTGTCTTGTTAGAAGCCGATGGTGTGAAATAATCCTACAACATGGACAAAACAATCGTCAAAACcaatgttgtttgttttttgcaagTTTAAAGGagactgctgtttttttctttggaaagaaagaaaagtagtATTGAAAATTAAacattctttctcttttttacattttttcatgtCCTTTTTTTATGGAATGGAATTTTGGTGTGTCCGGAAACAGGTCAGGTTAATTTAActtaatttttcttttaagtgatctaaaacaaaataaagttgctgattggctggttctatGACAGCGAGGGCGGGGTGTAGTCAAAAGTATTCTTGGCCATAAATGATTGGTCCTGATAAATCGCTGGGTCTTATCTGATTGGCTTCTTGGCCTGTCCATCAAATGCTCAGGCGGACGTACAGACGCGAGCTTCAACGATATCTGTCATCTGATTGGTCGACCTTTGAGATGGGCGTGGCCAAGAGTTATGGAGAAACCTGTTGAATCCTGCCCAACATTTTCGTCAAAACTACAAAATTAATGGCAAAACCGGAAGTAGTTGAAATTGGCTCAGAAACTAAAAGTACTGAGttatgtttatttctttttaaatggacttttatttatatttaatattttttgttcattattttttGTTTCGAGGTTACTAAACCATTATGGTTGATGTCTGCGATTTTGTAATGATTGAAACCAGGTCGGTCTTTAATATTATTGTACGACAATAGAGAAATGCGCTTAAAAGTTTCTTTAAACGCCACATTTCATTGAGCGTGACACGCGAAATATGGCAGAGAAGTTCAATCCAATAGTAAACGACCTTTTGTCAGTAATTCTTTTTCTGAAAGGTGCCTCAATTCTGTTTTTAGGGGTTTTATCGCAGTAGTAACGCTTCATTTTGGAATTTCCCGGAAGCTGCGCAGTTAATATAAGTAAATGTTCGAAACAACTGATTAATGAAGATTCGCTGTACTTTTTACAGTCCGCCTTCAATGTTCAGTCTCTTCACTCAATATGCGCCACAAACTTGGTGAACTTAAACTATCGATTTTACCCTGATCGGCCATCGATCGGCTCGTTTGACCCCGCCCACACATTCCTGAGC
This window harbors:
- the ssbp1 gene encoding single-stranded DNA-binding protein, mitochondrial; the encoded protein is MLRSTSAQLLRQLVRYRSTDTSLILERSINRVQLLGRVGQDPVMRQVEGRNPVTIFSMATNEMWRSGEGEINTTGDISQKTTWHRISVFKPGLRDVAYQYVKKGSRVLVEGKLDYGEYVDKNQVRRQATTIIADNIVFLSDNIRDRT